Part of the Clostridia bacterium genome is shown below.
CGCCGATTATTGCAACGCGTGCGCGCATCTTGCTTGCGAGCATTGCCGTGTTGAGCGGTCCTGCCTGGCCTGTGCATTCAAGCACGTAATCGAAGCCCTTGCCGTCCGTAACCTTTAAAAGCTTATTGAGAAGCTCGGGGTCCTTTCCGTCGAACAACTCGTCGATATTGCCCATCTCGAGGTTTTTCTTGCCTCTGAATTCGTTTACCTCTACCATTGCAACGTAATCAGCGCCGAAGAATTTTGCCCACTGTGCGGAAACGGAACCGATTATGCCGCCGCCGAATACCAAAACCTTATCTCCGCGTTTTATACCCATATCCTTGACTGCGGAATACGGAGTTGCGCAGGGTTCTATCATTGCAGCCTCTTCGTTCGTCATGGTGTCGGGTATCTTTCTTACGAGGTTGGGCGCCGTGCTGAAATACTCAGCATAAGTTCCGGCGGGACCGTCCGGGAAGTTGCCTACGCCTTTTATTATATGAGTACAATCGTCGAAACGGCGCTCCATGCACGCCGTACACTCGCCGCACGCGGTTCTGTTCGGAAGCGAAGTGATCCTGTCGCCTACTTTAAGGTCGGTACGCGATCCGGGGTCAACTACTATGCCGGCATGCTCGTGTCCGGGACGTATGCCTTTATTGCGCGCATCTCCGCCTCCCTCCCACATATGTATGTCGGAGCCGCAAATACCGCAGGTCTGTACCTTCATGATAACGTTTTTGCCGTCCGGCTCGGGTTTTGGAAAATCCCTGATCTCAAGCTTCTTGTAATCGGTAATTATTGCACCTTTCATTTCACGTTCCTCCTTAATATATAATGTTTATAAGATTTGCTCGTATAAGTATATAATTGTTATATCATATTATTACAAAAATCCAAGCCCCTTTTTTATATTTTTTGTGTATTTTATTTATTAGTCTAAAAGAGCATTTTTGCGCATATAAAAAGGGGCGCGGCAAGAATACCGCGCTCCC
Proteins encoded:
- a CDS encoding alcohol dehydrogenase catalytic domain-containing protein; protein product: MKGAIITDYKKLEIRDFPKPEPDGKNVIMKVQTCGICGSDIHMWEGGGDARNKGIRPGHEHAGIVVDPGSRTDLKVGDRITSLPNRTACGECTACMERRFDDCTHIIKGVGNFPDGPAGTYAEYFSTAPNLVRKIPDTMTNEEAAMIEPCATPYSAVKDMGIKRGDKVLVFGGGIIGSVSAQWAKFFGADYVAMVEVNEFRGKKNLEMGNIDELFDGKDPELLNKLLKVTDGKGFDYVLECTGQAGPLNTAMLASKMRARVAIIGVSATPILFNNVVALFKRARLQAYLTYTDAEFNEVMNLIAAKKFDVLRYYSADCKLEEVQDCYHELQSPNCDKIKIMIQFPRD